The Agrobacterium vitis genome has a segment encoding these proteins:
- a CDS encoding AzlD family protein, translated as MDLDPSMVAIILAAALATYLTRAGGYLVISRFKTLPPRVDAALNAVPAAVLTTLVAPAFYAGGMEVKFAMLLGLVVGLRFSLIPMLLTGWGAAVLIRQFMT; from the coding sequence ATGGATCTTGACCCCTCTATGGTGGCGATCATTCTGGCTGCCGCCCTTGCCACCTACCTCACCCGCGCTGGCGGCTATCTGGTGATCAGCCGTTTCAAGACTTTGCCGCCCAGGGTCGATGCAGCGTTGAACGCCGTTCCTGCCGCCGTGTTGACCACGCTGGTCGCCCCGGCCTTTTACGCCGGTGGGATGGAGGTGAAATTCGCCATGCTGCTTGGTCTCGTCGTTGGCCTGCGCTTTTCGCTTATCCCCATGCTGCTCACCGGTTGGGGTGCCGCCGTGCTGATCCGCCAGTTCATGACCTGA
- a CDS encoding AzlC family ABC transporter permease gives MSDFTDGARQSAPITLSTLPFAALFGAVAAAHGQSVAEATLMSATVFAGASQLVGIDLFGNNVPAWLIVLSVFAVNFRHILYSAAIGPYFQRLSGLQKAVAFFFMTDPQFAETVKHAEGGKSVSFGWYMGFALAIYIPWVGFSAIGAVFSSLIGDPKAVGLDVLLPVYFMGSVLGFRKRPNFLIVVAVSAVAAVFAMHAVGSPWHVSLGALAGIVTAALLPPKAQAALDDRPEVRQ, from the coding sequence ATGTCAGACTTTACCGATGGCGCGCGCCAAAGCGCTCCCATCACCCTTTCCACATTGCCCTTCGCCGCCTTGTTTGGTGCCGTCGCTGCCGCCCATGGCCAATCGGTGGCTGAGGCGACGCTGATGAGTGCGACGGTTTTTGCAGGCGCCAGTCAATTGGTCGGCATCGATCTGTTCGGCAATAACGTTCCGGCCTGGCTGATCGTGCTCTCGGTGTTTGCCGTCAATTTCCGCCATATCCTCTATTCGGCGGCCATTGGCCCTTATTTCCAACGGCTGAGCGGACTGCAAAAAGCCGTCGCCTTCTTCTTCATGACCGATCCGCAATTTGCCGAAACCGTCAAACATGCCGAAGGTGGCAAGTCCGTTTCCTTCGGCTGGTATATGGGCTTTGCGCTAGCCATCTATATTCCCTGGGTCGGATTTTCGGCGATTGGCGCAGTGTTCAGCAGCCTGATCGGCGATCCGAAAGCGGTTGGCCTCGACGTGCTGCTGCCCGTCTATTTCATGGGCAGCGTGCTTGGCTTTCGCAAGCGTCCGAACTTCCTGATCGTGGTTGCGGTCAGTGCCGTGGCCGCGGTGTTTGCCATGCATGCCGTTGGCTCACCCTGGCATGTCAGCCTTGGCGCACTGGCGGGCATTGTTACCGCAGCCCTGCTGCCGCCGAAGGCGCAGGCGGCCCTTGATGATCGACCGGAGGTGAGGCAATGA
- a CDS encoding DUF2164 domain-containing protein encodes MPKPDDVKADFSKDELALLVSRLQKHLASEHEVELGRFEVESLIDFLAGTVGVHFYNRGLADAQTLLAEQIDRFNDGIYQLERTMAS; translated from the coding sequence ATGCCGAAGCCCGATGATGTGAAAGCGGATTTTTCAAAAGACGAACTGGCCCTGCTGGTTTCACGGCTGCAAAAACACCTGGCGAGTGAACATGAGGTCGAGCTTGGACGGTTCGAGGTCGAAAGTCTGATCGATTTTCTGGCCGGAACGGTCGGTGTGCATTTCTACAACAGAGGTCTTGCCGACGCCCAAACCCTGCTGGCCGAGCAGATCGACCGCTTCAATGACGGGATCTATCAATTGGAGCGGACGATGGCGTCTTGA
- the nadB gene encoding L-aspartate oxidase, with protein sequence MMFSDGIEDYYDVLVIGAGLAGQTLALSVAREKRVLIVCKSDLGSAASNYAQGGISAVYAADDTHDKHVSDTLIAGCHLNDIDNTRYIVENGRKAVEWLIEQGVPFTKQDGDYHLTREGGHGERRILHVDDMTGRGIQTNLTSHLLSHPNITVLENCAVTDLIRGDAEKNTCIGAVLIDPKGVERRIASSFTVLATGGVGPIFSHTTSPAQSIGDGIPLAWRMGCRVANLEFMQFHPTCMYYPGGDAFLITEAVRGEGGILTLPDGYRFMADYDERAELAPRDVVSRAIYSEMKKNGIPSVNLDISHKPAEFIKGHFPNIYQKCLERGIDMTKEPIPVTPASHYTCGGVYADINGRTDVDRLYCLGEAAYTGLHGANRLASNSLLECVVMARAASLDILSGSDLPNVSLAPAKQHPHIMAADGMKRDAMVLIKQEIRTVMWNYVGIVRSQDSLHAARRRIDLLHSEVEAMLTSHPHSFDLSDLHNMVVTARIVIDSALSRSESRGCHYNRDFPNSRQESGPTVLCLADQHASVAA encoded by the coding sequence ATGATGTTTTCAGACGGGATTGAGGATTATTACGACGTCCTGGTGATTGGCGCCGGATTGGCGGGGCAGACGCTGGCATTATCTGTGGCGCGGGAGAAGCGGGTTCTCATCGTCTGCAAATCCGATCTCGGGTCTGCCGCATCGAATTATGCCCAGGGTGGCATCTCTGCGGTCTATGCGGCAGACGATACGCATGACAAGCATGTCAGCGATACGCTGATTGCCGGATGTCATCTGAATGACATCGACAATACGCGCTATATCGTTGAGAATGGCCGTAAGGCCGTCGAGTGGCTGATCGAGCAGGGTGTGCCATTCACCAAACAGGATGGCGACTATCACCTGACCCGCGAAGGCGGCCATGGTGAACGGCGCATTTTGCATGTCGATGACATGACCGGTCGCGGAATTCAGACCAACCTGACCTCCCACCTTCTATCTCATCCCAACATCACCGTGCTTGAGAATTGCGCAGTCACGGATCTCATCCGGGGCGACGCCGAGAAAAACACCTGCATTGGCGCGGTGTTGATCGACCCGAAGGGTGTCGAGCGCCGCATCGCATCCAGTTTCACGGTTTTGGCCACAGGCGGCGTCGGCCCGATTTTCTCGCATACGACATCGCCAGCTCAATCGATCGGTGACGGTATTCCTCTGGCCTGGAGAATGGGTTGCCGTGTCGCCAACCTGGAATTCATGCAGTTCCATCCAACCTGCATGTACTATCCCGGAGGTGACGCTTTTCTGATCACGGAGGCCGTTCGGGGCGAGGGCGGCATTCTGACGCTTCCCGATGGCTACCGCTTCATGGCCGATTATGATGAGCGTGCAGAGCTTGCGCCGAGAGATGTGGTTTCCAGAGCCATTTACAGCGAGATGAAAAAAAATGGCATCCCATCCGTCAATCTCGACATCAGCCATAAGCCAGCGGAATTCATCAAGGGTCATTTCCCGAACATCTACCAGAAATGTCTGGAGCGGGGGATCGACATGACGAAGGAACCGATCCCGGTGACGCCCGCTTCGCATTATACCTGCGGCGGTGTCTATGCGGATATAAACGGACGAACCGATGTCGATCGCCTATATTGCCTCGGTGAGGCGGCCTATACCGGCTTGCATGGCGCCAACCGGCTGGCATCCAACTCCCTGCTGGAATGTGTGGTCATGGCACGGGCCGCGTCACTGGATATCTTGAGCGGCAGCGACCTGCCGAATGTCTCGCTGGCACCGGCCAAGCAGCACCCGCATATCATGGCGGCGGACGGAATGAAGCGTGATGCCATGGTTCTGATCAAGCAGGAAATCAGAACGGTGATGTGGAATTATGTGGGCATCGTTCGCAGTCAGGACTCGCTTCATGCGGCCCGCAGAAGGATTGACCTGCTTCATTCGGAAGTCGAGGCGATGTTGACATCGCATCCCCACTCTTTCGACCTTAGCGACTTGCACAACATGGTGGTGACGGCGCGGATTGTCATCGACAGCGCCTTGTCGCGGTCTGAAAGTCGCGGCTGTCATTACAACCGCGACTTTCCAAATTCTCGTCAGGAGTCCGGCCCGACCGTCCTCTGCTTGGCAGACCAACACGCCAGCGTCGCGGCATAG
- a CDS encoding sulfite exporter TauE/SafE family protein: MLMSVIGVPFGALLGTAGGFLGTGGGTFAIPLLVLFAAYDQKLAQGTALVMVVTNVLYALVKYRNKGSFDLKTALVLAASGSVTSAISSLWALSLSSETLKLWYGVFLMLLAAFVAITRNIKFVSHGLDYRWAFLPGAIGGISLGLFGVGGAMLAVPLLVMFYGHSQVRAQGLGLALALPGCSISLMQYGYYGHVDWTLGLMLAIGGLLGVPAGVHLAHKVDERTLVLSFCTLLIAAGMLVIVK, from the coding sequence ATGTTGATGAGTGTCATAGGCGTTCCCTTCGGCGCGTTGCTCGGGACGGCGGGAGGCTTCCTGGGAACCGGAGGCGGAACATTTGCAATCCCTCTCCTGGTTTTATTTGCGGCCTATGACCAGAAGCTGGCCCAAGGGACAGCTTTGGTCATGGTTGTCACCAATGTTCTCTATGCCCTGGTGAAATACCGCAACAAGGGCAGCTTCGATCTCAAGACGGCCCTTGTGCTGGCCGCCAGTGGCAGCGTCACGTCGGCGATCAGCTCTCTCTGGGCCTTATCGCTGTCGAGCGAGACATTGAAGCTCTGGTATGGCGTGTTTTTGATGTTGCTTGCGGCGTTTGTCGCCATCACGCGAAACATAAAATTCGTCTCACATGGCCTTGATTATCGCTGGGCCTTCTTGCCAGGCGCGATTGGCGGCATATCGCTCGGCCTGTTCGGGGTGGGGGGCGCCATGCTGGCTGTTCCCCTGTTGGTGATGTTTTACGGGCACTCCCAGGTTCGGGCGCAAGGCCTGGGACTGGCGCTGGCACTGCCGGGATGTAGCATCAGCCTGATGCAATACGGCTATTATGGCCATGTCGATTGGACCCTCGGCCTTATGCTGGCCATCGGCGGCCTTTTAGGCGTGCCAGCAGGCGTTCATTTGGCCCATAAGGTGGATGAACGCACCCTGGTTCTGTCGTTTTGCACATTGCTGATTGCCGCGGGGATGCTTGTCATCGTCAAATAG
- the panB gene encoding 3-methyl-2-oxobutanoate hydroxymethyltransferase has translation MSAPPRQKRLTPTTIAALKNQRPIVSLTAYTTPMARLMDAPCDLLLVGDSLGMVLYGLDTTVGVTLEMMIAHGQAVLRGVNHACVIVDMPFGSYQESKEQAFRNAARIMKETGCDGIKLEGGTEMAETVAFLVERGIPVLGHVGLMPQQVNTSGGYRSKGHDEAEADKIRADATAIAKAGAFALVIEGTVEPLARDITQTLAIPTIGIGASPACDGQILVSDDMLGLFNDFKPRFVKHYAELAGVISKAVEDYATEVKARQFPGPEHTFQPRKS, from the coding sequence GTGAGCGCCCCGCCCCGCCAGAAACGCCTGACGCCCACCACCATTGCTGCGCTGAAAAATCAGCGCCCAATTGTGTCGCTCACCGCCTATACCACGCCGATGGCGCGGCTGATGGATGCGCCTTGCGATCTGCTGCTGGTCGGCGACAGCCTTGGCATGGTGCTCTATGGACTGGACACCACGGTTGGCGTCACCCTGGAGATGATGATTGCCCATGGGCAAGCCGTGTTACGCGGAGTCAATCACGCCTGCGTGATCGTTGATATGCCGTTCGGTTCCTATCAGGAATCAAAAGAACAGGCCTTCCGCAATGCGGCACGGATTATGAAAGAAACCGGCTGCGATGGCATCAAGCTGGAAGGCGGCACGGAAATGGCCGAGACCGTCGCCTTTCTGGTGGAACGCGGCATTCCGGTGCTGGGCCATGTCGGGCTGATGCCGCAGCAGGTCAACACATCAGGCGGCTACCGTTCCAAGGGTCATGATGAAGCGGAAGCCGACAAGATCCGGGCCGACGCCACCGCCATAGCCAAGGCAGGCGCTTTTGCGCTGGTCATTGAAGGCACCGTGGAGCCTTTGGCACGGGACATAACCCAGACCCTTGCCATCCCCACCATCGGCATCGGCGCCTCGCCTGCCTGCGATGGCCAGATCCTGGTCTCCGACGACATGCTGGGCCTGTTTAATGATTTCAAGCCGCGCTTCGTCAAGCATTATGCCGAGCTGGCCGGGGTGATTTCAAAGGCCGTGGAAGACTATGCGACCGAGGTCAAGGCACGGCAATTTCCCGGACCGGAGCATACTTTTCAGCCGCGAAAATCGTAA
- the panC gene encoding pantoate--beta-alanine ligase — protein sequence MEIINAIAALRHRLDACRKAGKSIGFVPTMGYLHKGHLTLVEQAKAENAVTVVSIFVNPLQFGKGEDLEKYPRDLARDSEMLEAAGVDFLFAPGVADMYPRPMETVVDLPGLGGELEGKARPGHFAGVATVVTKLFNIVQPDAAYFGEKDYQQVAIIRRMVDDLAMPVRVVPVATVREADGLACSSRNVYLTKEQRAAAVIVPKALDEAERLYHAGMRDTGEMEAALATFIAREPLAKPDVVAVRHPDTLATLPHLDQPFLVLLYVKIGTTKLLDNRVIDIKSKKEAAE from the coding sequence ATGGAGATTATCAACGCGATTGCAGCCCTGCGCCACAGGCTCGATGCCTGCCGCAAGGCTGGAAAATCCATCGGTTTCGTGCCGACCATGGGCTATCTGCATAAGGGTCACCTGACGCTGGTCGAACAGGCCAAGGCCGAAAATGCCGTGACCGTGGTGTCGATCTTCGTCAACCCGCTGCAATTTGGCAAGGGCGAGGATTTGGAGAAATACCCTCGCGATCTCGCCCGCGACAGTGAAATGCTGGAGGCGGCGGGCGTCGATTTTCTGTTCGCGCCTGGCGTGGCCGACATGTATCCGCGCCCGATGGAGACAGTCGTTGATCTGCCGGGGTTGGGCGGCGAGCTGGAAGGCAAGGCCCGGCCAGGTCATTTCGCAGGCGTGGCAACCGTCGTCACCAAACTTTTCAACATCGTCCAGCCGGATGCCGCCTATTTTGGCGAGAAGGATTATCAGCAGGTGGCAATCATCCGTCGCATGGTGGACGATCTCGCCATGCCGGTGCGCGTCGTGCCGGTGGCAACCGTGCGCGAGGCCGATGGGCTGGCCTGCTCATCGCGCAATGTCTATCTGACCAAGGAGCAGCGCGCTGCCGCCGTCATCGTGCCAAAGGCGCTGGATGAGGCGGAACGGCTCTACCACGCCGGTATGCGCGATACGGGTGAGATGGAAGCAGCCCTTGCCACCTTCATTGCCCGGGAGCCGTTGGCAAAGCCCGATGTGGTCGCCGTGCGTCACCCCGATACGCTGGCCACCCTGCCCCATCTTGACCAGCCGTTTCTGGTGCTGCTTTACGTAAAGATCGGCACGACCAAGCTGCTGGATAACCGGGTCATCGACATCAAAAGTAAAAAGGAAGCCGCCGAGTGA
- the pncA gene encoding bifunctional nicotinamidase/pyrazinamidase produces MTKALLLIDIQNGFCPGGNLPVAEGDQIVPIANALMASGSYDLIVASQDWHPANHGSFASQHPGAKVFELGELSGKPQMMWPDHCVQGTVDAEFHPGLDLSRIDHVQKKGLNPLVDSYSAFRDNDQTALTGLSTWLIDKGVTELDVMGLATDYCVRFSVLDALDMLPGVTVRLIVDASRGIDPQTVEAAIADMQAHGARLITSADVLA; encoded by the coding sequence ATGACCAAGGCGCTGCTTCTCATCGATATCCAGAACGGCTTTTGCCCAGGCGGCAATCTGCCCGTGGCAGAGGGCGATCAGATCGTTCCCATCGCCAATGCCCTGATGGCCAGCGGGTCCTACGACCTGATCGTCGCCTCGCAGGACTGGCACCCGGCCAATCACGGCAGCTTCGCCTCCCAGCATCCCGGCGCCAAGGTTTTTGAACTGGGCGAGCTTTCCGGCAAGCCGCAGATGATGTGGCCGGACCATTGCGTGCAGGGGACCGTGGATGCCGAGTTTCACCCCGGTCTCGACCTCTCCCGGATCGATCATGTGCAGAAAAAAGGCCTGAACCCCTTGGTGGATAGCTATTCGGCCTTCCGCGACAACGATCAAACGGCACTGACCGGCCTTAGCACCTGGCTGATCGACAAGGGCGTCACCGAACTGGATGTTATGGGTCTTGCCACCGATTACTGCGTCAGGTTTTCCGTGCTGGATGCGCTCGACATGCTGCCGGGCGTTACCGTGCGCTTGATTGTCGATGCCAGCCGGGGCATTGATCCGCAAACGGTGGAGGCAGCGATTGCCGATATGCAGGCCCATGGCGCACGGTTGATCACCAGCGCGGATGTCCTCGCCTAA
- a CDS encoding glucose/quinate/shikimate family membrane-bound PQQ-dependent dehydrogenase, whose product MILIVTAVVFAVIGLALGGGGGYLLSLGGSPFYLIAGLAFILVALLLVMRKAAALWIYGLFILGCLGWAVWEVGFDWWQLGTRGGLVIVLGFVLLLPAIRRRLGPLHRREGGIAASAWPVALPVLVALVVAGYSMTQDPYDKPGTLPMDVASATPSYGGDMADGEWHQYGRTPYGQRYSPLSQITTDNVKTLKTAWTYQTGDVKQPGDVGETTYQVTPLKVGDTLYLCTPHNWAIAVDAATGKQKWKYDPNVGLNPDRQHQTCRGVTYYADPAATSGAPCATRVYLPTSDARLIALDAANGKICESFADKGTLHLDQGMPYNPAGYYYSTSPPVIAAGKIIIGGAVNDNYSTKEQSGVIRAFDVQTGALVWNWDSGNPGQTQPLPEGQTYTANSPNSWSVFSVDEQLGLVYIPLGNQVPDQLGMNRSANVEKYSSSVVALDLNTGADRWVQQFVHHDLWDMDVPAQPVLLDINSAGTTVPALVASTKQGDIYVLDRRTGQPIIPIKELPAPGGTIPEDHASPTQPISVLSFRPPKLEERNMWGVTLLDQLACRIKFHQLRYDGQYTPPSLQGSIIYPGNFGTFNWGSVAVDPEKQVMFGMPTYLAFTSQLVPRDQVPAKGQDEKGSEQGLNRNDGAPYAVKMGPFLSPIGIPCQAPPWGTVAAVDLKTGKIAYQHRNGTVHDMTPLPLPFKVGVPGIGGPMITKGGVAFLGAAVDNYLRAYDLATGKVLWEGRLPAGGQATPMSYDLNGKQYVVMVAGGHGSIGTKPGDYVIAYTLP is encoded by the coding sequence ATGATCCTTATCGTTACAGCGGTCGTCTTCGCCGTCATCGGGCTCGCGCTCGGCGGCGGGGGCGGCTATCTCCTGTCGCTCGGCGGTAGCCCGTTTTACCTCATCGCCGGTCTTGCCTTCATTCTCGTTGCGCTGCTGCTGGTGATGCGCAAGGCGGCGGCACTTTGGATCTACGGGCTGTTCATTCTCGGCTGCCTGGGTTGGGCGGTATGGGAGGTCGGCTTTGACTGGTGGCAGCTTGGTACGCGCGGCGGGCTGGTCATCGTGCTTGGCTTCGTGCTGCTTCTGCCTGCCATCCGCCGCAGGCTCGGACCGCTGCATCGCCGCGAAGGCGGTATTGCCGCCAGCGCCTGGCCGGTGGCCCTGCCGGTGCTGGTCGCGCTTGTTGTCGCTGGTTATTCGATGACGCAGGACCCCTATGACAAGCCCGGTACCCTGCCGATGGATGTGGCCAGCGCCACGCCTTCCTATGGCGGCGACATGGCCGATGGTGAATGGCATCAATATGGCCGCACACCCTATGGCCAGCGCTATTCGCCGCTCAGCCAGATCACCACCGACAATGTCAAGACACTGAAGACCGCCTGGACTTACCAGACCGGCGATGTGAAACAGCCCGGCGATGTCGGCGAAACCACCTATCAGGTAACGCCGCTGAAAGTGGGCGATACTCTTTATCTCTGCACCCCGCACAATTGGGCTATCGCTGTGGACGCGGCGACCGGCAAGCAGAAATGGAAATATGATCCCAATGTCGGCCTGAATCCGGATCGCCAGCACCAGACCTGCCGTGGCGTCACCTATTATGCCGACCCCGCCGCTACATCCGGTGCGCCCTGCGCCACCCGTGTTTATCTGCCGACCTCGGATGCGCGGCTGATCGCGCTCGATGCCGCCAATGGCAAGATCTGCGAAAGCTTTGCCGACAAGGGTACGCTGCATCTGGACCAGGGCATGCCCTACAATCCGGCTGGATATTACTATTCAACCTCGCCGCCGGTGATTGCCGCGGGCAAGATCATCATTGGTGGGGCGGTCAACGACAACTATTCCACCAAAGAGCAATCCGGCGTGATCCGCGCCTTCGACGTCCAGACCGGCGCGCTGGTCTGGAACTGGGACAGCGGCAATCCGGGCCAGACCCAACCGCTCCCGGAAGGCCAGACTTACACCGCCAATTCGCCGAATAGCTGGTCGGTATTCTCGGTCGATGAACAGCTGGGCCTCGTTTATATCCCGCTCGGCAATCAGGTGCCGGACCAGTTGGGCATGAACCGCAGCGCCAATGTGGAGAAATATTCTTCCTCCGTCGTGGCGCTGGACCTCAACACCGGTGCCGATCGCTGGGTGCAGCAATTCGTCCATCACGATCTCTGGGACATGGATGTTCCCGCCCAGCCTGTGCTGCTCGATATCAACAGCGCTGGCACCACTGTTCCGGCGCTCGTTGCCTCCACCAAGCAGGGCGATATCTATGTGCTGGACCGGCGCACCGGCCAGCCGATCATTCCGATCAAGGAGCTTCCTGCCCCCGGCGGCACCATCCCGGAAGACCATGCCTCGCCAACCCAGCCGATTTCGGTCTTAAGCTTCCGCCCGCCGAAGCTGGAAGAGCGTAATATGTGGGGCGTGACGCTGCTCGATCAGCTGGCCTGCCGCATCAAGTTCCATCAGTTGCGCTATGACGGCCAATATACCCCGCCGTCGCTGCAAGGCTCGATCATCTATCCCGGCAATTTCGGCACGTTCAACTGGGGTTCGGTGGCTGTCGATCCGGAAAAACAGGTGATGTTTGGCATGCCGACCTATCTGGCCTTCACCTCGCAGCTTGTGCCGCGTGATCAGGTTCCGGCCAAGGGGCAGGACGAAAAAGGCTCGGAACAGGGCCTGAACCGCAATGACGGTGCACCCTATGCTGTCAAGATGGGTCCGTTCCTGTCGCCCATCGGCATTCCCTGCCAGGCACCGCCATGGGGTACGGTTGCCGCTGTCGATCTGAAGACCGGAAAGATCGCCTATCAGCATCGCAATGGCACGGTGCATGACATGACGCCGCTGCCGCTGCCCTTCAAGGTCGGCGTACCCGGCATCGGCGGGCCGATGATTACCAAGGGCGGGGTCGCTTTCCTCGGTGCTGCCGTCGATAATTATCTTCGCGCCTATGACCTCGCCACCGGCAAGGTTCTCTGGGAAGGCCGGCTTCCGGCTGGCGGCCAGGCGACGCCGATGAGCTACGACCTGAACGGCAAGCAATATGTTGTGATGGTCGCAGGCGGTCATGGCTCAATTGGCACCAAGCCGGGTGATTATGTGATCGCCTATACGCTGCCGTAA
- a CDS encoding DUF6074 family protein has product MPNTAAKLEPVASTLAFFPLASRRDMVRGAAVTLDRLQGNDATIYWRATCRQLGAELLDLGCPEDVMRGEIMNFQDAVQMELMWLHRNEEARG; this is encoded by the coding sequence ATGCCCAACACTGCCGCCAAGCTTGAGCCCGTCGCCTCGACGCTGGCCTTCTTCCCGCTGGCCAGCCGCCGTGACATGGTGCGCGGTGCCGCCGTGACACTGGACCGCCTGCAAGGCAACGACGCCACCATCTACTGGCGCGCCACCTGCCGCCAGCTCGGTGCCGAACTCCTCGACCTCGGCTGCCCCGAAGACGTGATGCGCGGCGAGATCATGAATTTCCAGGACGCGGTGCAAATGGAATTGATGTGGCTGCATCGGAATGAAGAAGCGCGGGGGTGA
- a CDS encoding alpha/beta fold hydrolase has protein sequence MKHAAVTDTGARIGYVELAGREPVRLFIHGLGSSSLAYFTAIAADPLLVGQRSLLIDLLGFGISDRPQDYDYTIDRQAQSLARLLDELGLSNVDIVAHSMGGSIAVALASLRPDLVGSLVLCEPSLKPTPRLRVEAYTERAFIEQGFAIVLTSVGDVWPATMRNADPVAMYRSEHSLGKNMPDDLCERLLGLTMPRLIIVGAKTPNPHCQDQIHAASLPVVTIPEAGHNMMLDNHAAFVAALRDFFLKTS, from the coding sequence ATGAAGCATGCTGCCGTTACGGATACCGGTGCGCGGATCGGCTATGTCGAACTGGCAGGACGAGAGCCGGTGCGGCTCTTCATCCATGGCCTTGGAAGCTCGTCGCTCGCCTATTTCACGGCTATCGCGGCAGATCCGTTGCTCGTCGGCCAAAGAAGCCTGCTCATCGATCTGCTCGGCTTCGGCATCAGCGACCGGCCCCAAGATTACGACTATACCATTGATCGTCAGGCACAAAGCCTGGCACGATTGCTCGACGAGCTTGGCTTGTCGAACGTTGACATCGTCGCCCACAGCATGGGCGGCTCGATTGCCGTTGCGCTCGCGTCGTTAAGGCCGGATCTTGTCGGTTCTCTGGTTCTATGCGAGCCAAGCCTGAAGCCCACTCCCCGGCTCCGTGTCGAGGCTTATACCGAACGCGCCTTTATCGAACAGGGCTTCGCCATTGTTTTGACCTCCGTTGGCGATGTATGGCCAGCCACGATGCGGAACGCCGACCCGGTTGCCATGTACCGCAGCGAGCATTCGCTTGGAAAGAACATGCCGGATGACCTTTGCGAGCGGCTGCTTGGGCTGACCATGCCACGGCTGATTATCGTCGGTGCCAAAACACCCAATCCGCATTGCCAGGACCAAATCCACGCCGCCAGCCTGCCGGTCGTTACAATTCCAGAGGCTGGCCATAATATGATGCTCGACAATCACGCAGCCTTCGTTGCCGCCTTGCGCGATTTCTTTTTAAAGACAAGCTAA